Proteins encoded together in one Undibacterium sp. CCC3.4 window:
- a CDS encoding farnesyl diphosphate synthase, producing MSEQFRSWMRDIQQDCEAALAQFLPAASTLPQHLHAAMRYAALDGGKRIRPLLVHAAGQLFNAPQDALRRAAAAVEMIHVYSLVHDDMPCMDDDALRRGKPTVHIVYDEATALLVGDALQAQAFLVLAEGAGSAAGKLEMVRILAQAAGSVGMCGGQAIDLASVGLALTREQLEQMHKLKTGALLRAAVLLGAGSGKLLAAVELSALDAYSAAIGLAFQVVDDILDASADSVTLGKTAGKDAADNKPTYVSLLGLSASRLLAQQLCEQAHTALQIFGAPAHHLHDLADLIVQRQA from the coding sequence ATGAGCGAGCAGTTCCGTAGCTGGATGCGAGATATCCAGCAAGACTGCGAAGCAGCCTTGGCGCAATTTCTTCCCGCAGCCAGCACGTTGCCGCAGCACTTGCATGCAGCGATGCGTTATGCCGCGCTCGACGGCGGTAAACGCATACGACCGCTGCTGGTGCATGCAGCCGGGCAATTATTCAATGCACCGCAAGACGCCTTGCGGCGCGCCGCTGCAGCCGTGGAAATGATCCACGTGTATTCGCTGGTGCACGACGATATGCCTTGCATGGATGACGACGCCCTGCGCCGCGGCAAGCCAACGGTGCACATCGTGTATGATGAGGCCACCGCTCTGCTGGTGGGCGACGCCTTGCAAGCGCAAGCCTTTCTGGTACTGGCAGAAGGCGCTGGCAGTGCCGCTGGCAAGCTCGAGATGGTGCGTATTCTGGCACAAGCAGCAGGTTCGGTAGGGATGTGCGGCGGTCAAGCCATCGATTTGGCCAGCGTTGGATTAGCGCTCACGCGCGAACAACTCGAGCAAATGCATAAACTGAAAACCGGTGCCTTGCTGCGCGCTGCGGTTTTGCTCGGTGCCGGCAGTGGTAAGCTGTTGGCAGCGGTGGAACTGAGCGCCCTCGATGCCTACAGTGCCGCCATCGGCCTGGCTTTCCAAGTGGTCGACGACATCCTCGATGCCAGTGCTGATTCCGTCACGCTAGGAAAAACCGCCGGCAAAGATGCCGCCGATAATAAACCCACGTATGTCAGCTTGCTCGGTCTGTCTGCTTCCCGCTTATTGGCGCAACAACTCTGTGAACAAGCTCACACCGCCCTGCAAATTTTTGGCGCACCGGCCCACCACCTGCACGATCTGGCCGATCTGATCGTGCAACGACAAGCGTAA
- a CDS encoding exodeoxyribonuclease VII small subunit translates to MTPPHSPAAKPTAATAAPTFEAAMAELQELVNLMEAGQLPLEQSLSAYERGFELIRQCSTQLDKVEQQVKVLENGMVKAFQGSADEDLS, encoded by the coding sequence ATGACGCCTCCACATTCTCCCGCTGCAAAGCCGACCGCGGCAACAGCGGCACCGACATTCGAAGCCGCCATGGCTGAACTGCAGGAACTCGTCAATCTCATGGAAGCTGGCCAACTGCCGCTGGAACAATCGCTGAGCGCCTATGAACGCGGGTTTGAATTGATTCGCCAGTGCAGCACGCAGCTAGACAAAGTCGAACAGCAAGTCAAAGTATTGGAAAACGGCATGGTCAAAGCATTCCAAGGCTCGGCTGACGAGGATTTGTCATGA
- a CDS encoding methyl-accepting chemotaxis protein — protein sequence MKNMTIRVSLLAVLFLFAAMLLVGAALGLYSLRQSNQAMATMHQISSQVITINDAYKDTTRTRSAQIRAYSTIKDGGKPADRDLALATANKSYQRTLDYIDKYEKAARYEGQDVELQKSLIAAGRAQSQVLERASAALARDDADAFTVINVRELSPTGTAFSVLLEKYQKLSDEQVTALMDSRQKEYGIVMWLVALGLMTALAMVAGVHIFLKNVVITPLEHAVALLDRVAQGDLTESIDDAGNNEIGRLLMAIRRMQQDLLATVSRVRQGAELINLGSQELSTGNMELSSRTETQASSLEETAASIEELTSTVKQNSDNAQHARKLVDGTSNTAAQGGQVMVEVVSTMNAINESSRKIVDITSVIDGIAFQTNILALNAAVEAARAGEQGRGFAVVASEVRNLAQRSAAAAKEIKVLIDDSVGKIRLGTELVERAGTTMSTMVDNVHQVTQIVGEIANASREQSEGINQVNQAIAQMDQVTQQNSALVEEAAAATQLLQDQASELAQTVSVFKIDRDGASSRPAVRATPAAARSLALR from the coding sequence ATGAAGAATATGACTATCCGTGTAAGTTTGTTGGCGGTACTGTTCCTGTTTGCGGCGATGTTGCTGGTCGGCGCGGCGCTCGGACTGTATTCGCTTCGGCAATCGAACCAGGCGATGGCAACCATGCACCAGATCAGCTCGCAAGTGATCACCATCAACGATGCCTACAAAGACACCACGCGTACGCGCTCGGCGCAGATCCGCGCTTACTCCACGATCAAGGATGGCGGCAAGCCGGCCGACCGTGACCTTGCCCTCGCTACCGCAAATAAGTCGTACCAACGCACGCTCGACTACATCGACAAGTATGAAAAGGCCGCCCGCTACGAGGGCCAGGATGTCGAGCTGCAGAAAAGTCTGATCGCCGCCGGCCGGGCGCAGTCGCAAGTGCTCGAGCGCGCCTCGGCGGCGCTGGCACGCGACGATGCCGATGCTTTTACGGTGATCAACGTGCGCGAGCTGAGCCCAACTGGGACAGCATTTTCGGTGCTGCTGGAAAAATACCAGAAGCTCAGCGATGAGCAGGTCACCGCGCTGATGGATTCCCGTCAGAAGGAATACGGTATCGTCATGTGGCTGGTGGCACTGGGGTTGATGACCGCGCTGGCCATGGTGGCCGGGGTACACATTTTTCTGAAAAACGTGGTGATCACACCGCTGGAGCACGCCGTCGCACTGCTGGACCGAGTGGCGCAGGGTGATTTGACCGAAAGCATCGATGACGCCGGTAACAACGAGATCGGCCGGCTGTTGATGGCGATCCGCCGCATGCAGCAGGATTTGTTGGCTACCGTGTCGCGTGTGCGGCAGGGTGCCGAGTTGATCAATCTGGGATCGCAGGAATTGTCGACGGGCAACATGGAGCTGTCATCGCGCACCGAAACCCAGGCCAGTTCGCTGGAAGAAACCGCCGCCTCAATCGAGGAGTTAACCAGCACCGTCAAACAAAACTCTGACAACGCACAGCATGCGCGCAAACTGGTCGATGGCACCTCGAACACCGCGGCCCAAGGCGGGCAGGTGATGGTGGAGGTGGTCAGCACGATGAACGCCATCAACGAGTCGTCGCGCAAGATCGTCGATATCACCAGCGTGATCGACGGCATCGCCTTCCAGACCAATATTCTGGCACTCAACGCGGCGGTTGAGGCGGCGCGCGCGGGCGAGCAGGGGCGCGGCTTCGCGGTGGTGGCTTCCGAGGTACGCAATTTGGCGCAGCGCTCGGCGGCGGCGGCCAAGGAAATCAAAGTGCTGATCGATGATTCGGTCGGCAAGATACGACTCGGTACCGAGTTAGTCGAGCGCGCCGGCACCACCATGAGCACCATGGTGGACAATGTGCATCAGGTGACGCAGATCGTTGGTGAGATCGCCAACGCCAGCCGCGAGCAAAGCGAGGGCATCAACCAGGTCAATCAGGCGATTGCCCAAATGGACCAGGTCACGCAGCAGAATTCTGCGCTGGTGGAAGAGGCGGCGGCGGCCACGCAGTTACTGCAGGATCAGGCCAGCGAACTGGCGCAAACGGTCAGCGTGTTCAAGATCGACCGCGATGGCGCGAGTAGCCGTCCGGCAGTTCGGGCCACGCCTGCGGCTGCACGCAGCTTGGCGCTTCGCTAG
- the dxs gene encoding 1-deoxy-D-xylulose-5-phosphate synthase, producing the protein MTKLLQQINSPADLRQLTRQQLHPFADELRQYVLDSVSKTGGHLSSNLGTVELTIALHYVFNTPEDRLIWDVGHQTYPHKILTGRRDQMHTLRQIDGISGFPRRAESIYDTFGTAHSSTSISAALGMALAARSKGESRHAVAVIGDGSMTAGMAFEALNNAGIYDDINLLVVLNDNDMSISPPVGALNRYLARLMSGKFYAAARNVGKSVLPSPMLELAKRFEEHAKGMLVPATMFEEFGFNYIGPIDGHDLESLIPTLENIRHLKGPQFLHVVTKKGQGYKLAEADPVLYHGPGKFNPAVGITPSASSKKTYTQVFGEWLCDMAASDNKLAAITPAMREGSGMVEFEKRYPQRYYDVGIAEQHAVTFAAGLACEGLKPVLAIYSTFLQRGYDQLIHDVALQNLDVTFALDRAGLVGADGATHAGNYDLAFLRCIPNMVIMAPSDENECRQMLTTGYRYPGPAAIRYPRGAGCGAVVTKDLEALPIGKGEIKRKGSGIAILAFGSMVQPALQAAERLDASVANMRFIKPLDVELLRSLAASHSALVTVEEASIMGSAGSAVAEALAAAGISIPLLMLGLPDQFIDHGDVAVLLRDCGLDAAGMEASIRQRFPDLTDSRAAAA; encoded by the coding sequence ATGACGAAATTACTTCAACAAATCAATTCACCGGCTGATCTCCGCCAACTGACACGCCAGCAATTACATCCGTTTGCCGACGAATTACGCCAGTACGTGCTCGATTCGGTATCCAAAACCGGTGGCCATCTGTCTTCCAATCTCGGCACGGTGGAACTGACGATCGCCCTGCATTATGTGTTCAACACCCCGGAAGACCGTTTGATATGGGATGTCGGCCATCAAACCTACCCGCACAAAATTCTTACCGGCCGACGCGACCAAATGCATACGCTGCGTCAAATCGACGGCATTTCCGGCTTCCCACGGCGCGCTGAAAGCATTTACGATACCTTCGGCACGGCGCACTCCTCGACCTCGATCTCGGCCGCCCTTGGCATGGCTCTGGCCGCGCGCAGCAAAGGTGAAAGCCGGCATGCCGTCGCCGTCATCGGCGATGGTTCCATGACCGCCGGTATGGCCTTCGAAGCGCTCAACAATGCCGGCATCTACGATGACATCAATCTGCTGGTCGTGCTCAACGATAATGACATGTCGATTTCGCCGCCGGTCGGCGCGCTCAACCGCTATCTGGCGCGCCTGATGTCAGGAAAATTCTATGCAGCGGCGCGCAATGTCGGCAAATCGGTGCTGCCGTCACCGATGCTGGAATTGGCCAAGCGTTTCGAAGAACATGCCAAAGGCATGCTGGTGCCGGCCACTATGTTTGAAGAATTCGGCTTCAATTACATCGGCCCCATCGACGGCCATGATCTTGAATCACTGATCCCTACCCTGGAAAATATTCGCCACCTCAAAGGCCCGCAATTCCTGCATGTGGTGACCAAAAAAGGCCAAGGCTACAAGCTGGCCGAAGCCGATCCGGTGCTCTACCATGGTCCTGGCAAATTCAATCCGGCAGTCGGCATTACGCCCAGCGCCAGCAGCAAGAAAACCTATACCCAAGTATTCGGTGAATGGTTGTGCGACATGGCGGCGAGCGACAATAAGCTGGCCGCAATCACCCCAGCCATGCGTGAAGGCTCGGGCATGGTTGAATTTGAAAAACGCTATCCGCAACGTTACTATGATGTCGGCATCGCCGAACAACATGCCGTCACCTTTGCCGCCGGTCTGGCATGCGAAGGCTTGAAGCCGGTACTGGCAATCTATTCCACCTTCTTACAACGCGGCTACGACCAACTGATTCACGATGTCGCGCTGCAAAACCTCGACGTCACCTTCGCACTCGACCGTGCCGGGCTGGTCGGTGCCGATGGTGCTACCCATGCCGGTAATTACGATCTGGCTTTCCTGCGCTGCATCCCGAATATGGTGATCATGGCACCGTCCGATGAAAACGAATGCCGTCAAATGCTGACCACCGGCTACCGTTATCCGGGCCCGGCGGCGATTCGCTACCCACGTGGTGCCGGCTGTGGTGCCGTGGTGACGAAAGACCTCGAAGCGCTGCCTATCGGTAAAGGCGAAATCAAACGCAAGGGCAGCGGCATCGCGATTCTGGCGTTCGGCTCGATGGTACAGCCAGCCTTGCAGGCGGCCGAGCGGCTCGACGCCAGTGTCGCCAATATGCGCTTCATCAAACCGCTCGATGTGGAATTGCTGCGCTCGCTGGCAGCCAGCCATAGCGCCTTGGTCACGGTAGAAGAAGCCAGCATCATGGGCAGTGCCGGTTCGGCCGTGGCCGAAGCGCTGGCCGCCGCCGGCATCAGCATACCCCTGCTCATGCTCGGCTTGCCTGATCAATTCATCGATCATGGCGACGTTGCTGTACTGCTGCGCGATTGCGGGCTCGATGCCGCCGGCATGGAAGCCTCGATCCGCCAACGCTTCCCAGACTTGACCGACAGCAGAGCGGCAGCGGCATAA